The genomic stretch gagcgagagagaaagatatacataATGGTAAAGTTGGTTGCATTAATTATGCATTGAATGAAtgattagttttatttttgcaaaatgaaaatgaaaatgaaaaaatttttatgctTTCTCAAAGTGATCTACGATAAGAGTCTAGaggtataaaaattttttattttaaacgtcTAAAGTAATGCAACtgtttgatatattatatcgaaagaaaaagaaaaaaaagaaaaagaaagaagtatataaagaggtttttcctttttcaaaaaaCTTTAACTGTCcgttattttctaatttcctCGACGgggaaatatattaatatatggatatatatatatatatacttttttatttttagtttgtTAATCATCGACAttctgataaatatatttaattttacttacCAATTCTTTTTGCCTTTGATTTCGGTAAAACCATTGATATCACTTCCTCTTATCGTTGAATTAAATTTAAGTAAATCATCGATCGTATAAATGCCACGACTAGTCGTGGTAATATTTTGATGAATTTTATTGTACAAAGTACGATTGGTAGAATTAGTAAAATTTGGATCGAATTGATTTAATgtatcattttcttctatcaTCGATGATAAAATTGGTAATAAAGTATCctttaataacgatgtcatatttgaaattaattgtaaGGAAATCTTATCGAGAACGTTGTccgaatttttcataaatcttTTCTCCGATATTAAGCTCGTTGTTAGATTTTTAACGATCGACTCAGAAATGTTACTAATTTGCAATGATTTTACAATTTGTGTCGTGTCCATCGTCATTAAGTACGAAGTATTCAAAGTTGGATCGGTAGTTGCAACAGTTGTTGTTGTAACAGGACTTTTCAACGTTGATAATGGCCCAGGACGTAATGTGAAACTTATTAGAGATAGAATGAAGTAGAggcagaataaataaaattgttgataAAATCTATAAGAATCATCATCGacaatgttaatatatatatatacaatttttatgttGAAAAATGTATGAACTTTTAATTACTGACCGATCTTTCACAAATGTATTCCATTTGGCGTTTAAAAGATCAACTAGAGTGCCATCCAATAATTCAAGATGTTCGTCTTTGTCCTGTAAGAAGGATAATACTATAGTACGTactcatttttttattgttattgtaataattcattaagttttatacataaaattttattaaaacctACGCCGAAAACAATTAGATTTAATGCAGAATTATGACTTATTTGTCCTGTATGTAAGTCTATCGTATCGATTTGCGATAAAGGATAAGCCACACATGTTGTATTTCCAATTTGccaataaatttctctctcgatgTTTAAAATGTGAAAAAACATCTCGACTCTCCCCAATTTTGCTGACAATGTTAACGGCGTTAAATGTTGGACGTTCTTAATAGACAATGATGCACCTACTTCATAAGCCATGTCAAAAGTTgtctgaaaaatttttttcataattaaatcgtttttattactcctgatattataattattaatacgagTTGGTGTAAATTTCGCACCTGGAGTTAAGCTATActtcatttttaatcgataatgtAGTTAACTGTTGTTATATATTCGTAAGAAAGATTTCTGTAGACCTATCGATAGGCAACCTGTTTTACATACTCCCGTGGTCATATTGCCTATCGAAGGGGCCAAAGGAAACTTTTTTATCGACATAAGATAATCAGTTCAAACTAAATTATCGACGATGTATGATGTATTGTCTAGTCGCAGGCGCAATATTTAACATTCCCATTAATgagattatataaaatcgataaataaatataactgacaattaataatcatatgaaaaataatatgaactttaccattttttcataaatgaCGAGCATATGCAATACAGTATTTCCATTCGTGTCTTGTTTATCAGGATCAGCACCTCTGGCTAATATGAGCCTATAGCATTCCTCTTGACCTAAACATGCTGCAAAATTGAGAGGATACTCTCCCCAATAAACGTATCTGATAAAAGATAGATTGAACTTcggtaaaaattattgattgtttttttaaattcatcatCACGTTCagatttaatatatgtatgtacccgCTATAATTCGTTTCTGGTGCAACGGAAACCCATTCATGTTCTAAACTATCATATCTCGAAGCTTTTTGATCTTCAGGAGACATGAAACTACCGAAGCAACGTTCGTGTACATCAGCTCCACTATCTAGAAGGTATTTTACCATAGCTGGATCTTCATTAACAATTGCTATGTGTAATACATTTTCTCCTATTAAATTGAAAACTTAATgaattataaacattaaattcgaatataataattgaatttcataatcatttcgtaataattacatcgttattatttgatgacatttaaaaagaagacGTTAACTGACCTTTGTCTATCAAAACGTTCCTACCTGGTATAGGTAGATAGGTGTACTTACTTGGCCGATGCATGTAAGGACGTAAATAGATTATGACTAACGAAGAGCTATTTgcgatataatgaaaaaaatgccTCGACATTAGGTGAGGAAAATCAACTTGACCTCGATGTGAAATAACTTTACGATGGAGGGAGAAGTCGTAAAATGAATTGCTGCAGATTTGCCAGAGGCCGTACGTTAATGTCTTGTCTTAGAGATTCTAAtctttaatgattataaagcgTGCAGGTACTTGCGATTGATGGATAGTTGAATTATTAGATATCAATGATTAGATCATCGTGACAATGTTAGTTCGATAagcatttaattatatcttttcagttatcattttaaaatgtatatattgtaatatatttcatctGACTCACCGTAATATTCATCGCTTATGTAAATGTCATTTATTAGATTCGGATAAAAGCGTAACAATCTTTTTGCCAAGTCCGCGTGAATGGCTGTTGCGTGTAACATACACAAATGTAAAATAGTTTCACCGACGGCACCTCTTTCGCTCAGACTCCAACATACCAGTCTGTGCTTGCTTTTATCTGcgaatcaaaatatttaataaatttttataaaatatctttccctttcgttaaataaatttataccgtataattaatttcttttttattcttacctATCTTAGTCTCGTCCACGTCTTCGTcatttaaatctttatttatatcgtaatcTGCTGGATTCTCCATAGCTTTTAATTGTGGCaactgaaataatttttattttgttctaattttttttttcctttttttttttttttttttttttttttattgaaaaagaattctatataattatttcaacggTTTCTACCATTTTATATCTCGGCCGATCTTTATTCCTAAGTAACACTAATTTCTCAATCGGTATCCATTTGCCTTTTCCCTTATTGTACAAAAATGGTTCTACCTTCGTTCTTAAAGCATGATCCAGTTCAGCAAATTGCTTAGTTTGCGTAGCTCTTTTCATCATATCCACGAATAGTCCACCCCCTATATATAagtgaatataaaattcttagaAAAGTAACATACTATgaattcgttctctctctttatctctgtatcttatgtataattttcaaaCTCTCGTCGATTCCCGCTGCGATCTGGTAAACTTCTAACCATTACTTAAGAATTAGGATGGCCGGGGATAGATCTctcatatattaaaataaaatctttagtGTCCAAAGGCAAGTCAATCTATTACGTCATATCTGCAAGTATTTAGATCGTTAAGTTG from Vespa crabro chromosome 6, iyVesCrab1.2, whole genome shotgun sequence encodes the following:
- the LOC124424598 gene encoding transient receptor potential cation channel subfamily V member 6 isoform X2, with the protein product MMKRATQTKQFAELDHALRTKLPQLKAMENPADYDINKDLNDEDVDETKIDKSKHRLVCWSLSERGAVGETILHLCMLHATAIHADLAKRLLRFYPNLINDIYISDEYYGENVLHIAIVNEDPAMVKYLLDSGADVHERCFGSFMSPEDQKASRYDSLEHEWVSVAPETNYSGYVYWGEYPLNFAACLGQEECYRLILARGADPDKQDTNGNTVLHMLVIYEKMTTFDMAYEVGASLSIKNVQHLTPLTLSAKLGRVEMFFHILNIEREIYWQIGNTTCVAYPLSQIDTIDLHTGQISHNSALNLIVFGDKDEHLELLDGTLVDLLNAKWNTFVKDRFYQQFYLFCLYFILSLISFTLRPGPLSTLKSPVTTTTVATTDPTLNTSYLMTMDTTQIVKSLQISNISESIVKNLTTSLISEKRFMKNSDNVLDKISLQLISNMTSLLKDTLLPILSSMIEENDTLNQFDPNFTNSTNRTLYNKIHQNITTTSRGIYTIDDLLKFNSTIRGSDINGFTEIKGKKNWWQTLTKECRLMHINSISAKIRLIAEFFMEIGAILYIINALKEARFLGLNMFIENLMTAPSRVMFLFSCCLLLSFPILRLTCADEIEDMLAVVVMLTTAPYFLFFCRGFKTVGPFVVMIYRMIMGDLLRFVAIYLVFVMGFSQAYYIIFLSFDNPNTPDGVDDSTSNPMPSPMESVMAMFLMSMTNFGDYYGAFERTKHEIEAKLLFVLYMAIVAILLVNMLIAMMGNTYQKIAETRNEWQRQWARIVLVVERGVHPKERHKKLMDYSQLMSGKERALVLRLNQKEEDKEEMKEILEMKRMHEKFYKRRKNNMLKEKNLMPDTDITIIKDSL
- the LOC124424598 gene encoding transient receptor potential cation channel subfamily V member 6 isoform X3; this translates as MVKYLLDSGADVHERCFGSFMSPEDQKASRYDSLEHEWVSVAPETNYSGYVYWGEYPLNFAACLGQEECYRLILARGADPDKQDTNGNTVLHMLVIYEKMTTFDMAYEVGASLSIKNVQHLTPLTLSAKLGRVEMFFHILNIEREIYWQIGNTTCVAYPLSQIDTIDLHTGQISHNSALNLIVFGDKDEHLELLDGTLVDLLNAKWNTFVKDRFYQQFYLFCLYFILSLISFTLRPGPLSTLKSPVTTTTVATTDPTLNTSYLMTMDTTQIVKSLQISNISESIVKNLTTSLISEKRFMKNSDNVLDKISLQLISNMTSLLKDTLLPILSSMIEENDTLNQFDPNFTNSTNRTLYNKIHQNITTTSRGIYTIDDLLKFNSTIRGSDINGFTEIKGKKNWWQTLTKECRLMHINSISAKIRLIAEFFMEIGAILYIINALKEARFLGLNMFIENLMTAPSRVMFLFSCCLLLSFPILRLTCADEIEDMLAVVVMLTTAPYFLFFCRGFKTVGPFVVMIYRMIMGDLLRFVAIYLVFVMGFSQAYYIIFLSFDNPNTPDGVDDSTSNPMPSPMESVMAMFLMSMTNFGDYYGAFERTKHEIEAKLLFVLYMAIVAILLVNMLIAMMGNTYQKIAETRNEWQRQWARIVLVVERGVHPKERHKKLMDYSQLMSGKERALVLRLNQKEEDKEEMKEILEMKRMHEKFYKRRKNNMLKEKNLMPDTDITIIKDSL
- the LOC124424598 gene encoding transient receptor potential cation channel subfamily V member 5 isoform X1, whose protein sequence is MMKRATQTKQFAELDHALRTKVEPFLYNKGKGKWIPIEKLVLLRNKDRPRYKMLPQLKAMENPADYDINKDLNDEDVDETKIDKSKHRLVCWSLSERGAVGETILHLCMLHATAIHADLAKRLLRFYPNLINDIYISDEYYGENVLHIAIVNEDPAMVKYLLDSGADVHERCFGSFMSPEDQKASRYDSLEHEWVSVAPETNYSGYVYWGEYPLNFAACLGQEECYRLILARGADPDKQDTNGNTVLHMLVIYEKMTTFDMAYEVGASLSIKNVQHLTPLTLSAKLGRVEMFFHILNIEREIYWQIGNTTCVAYPLSQIDTIDLHTGQISHNSALNLIVFGDKDEHLELLDGTLVDLLNAKWNTFVKDRFYQQFYLFCLYFILSLISFTLRPGPLSTLKSPVTTTTVATTDPTLNTSYLMTMDTTQIVKSLQISNISESIVKNLTTSLISEKRFMKNSDNVLDKISLQLISNMTSLLKDTLLPILSSMIEENDTLNQFDPNFTNSTNRTLYNKIHQNITTTSRGIYTIDDLLKFNSTIRGSDINGFTEIKGKKNWWQTLTKECRLMHINSISAKIRLIAEFFMEIGAILYIINALKEARFLGLNMFIENLMTAPSRVMFLFSCCLLLSFPILRLTCADEIEDMLAVVVMLTTAPYFLFFCRGFKTVGPFVVMIYRMIMGDLLRFVAIYLVFVMGFSQAYYIIFLSFDNPNTPDGVDDSTSNPMPSPMESVMAMFLMSMTNFGDYYGAFERTKHEIEAKLLFVLYMAIVAILLVNMLIAMMGNTYQKIAETRNEWQRQWARIVLVVERGVHPKERHKKLMDYSQLMSGKERALVLRLNQKEEDKEEMKEILEMKRMHEKFYKRRKNNMLKEKNLMPDTDITIIKDSL